From a region of the Paenibacillus sp. FSL R10-2734 genome:
- a CDS encoding methyl-accepting chemotaxis protein produces the protein MKKNNKKSVNVQSNEVGAGKTSKLDAKKMMLGWGSQIKRVNPIQSVGVKLFLIFLCSTVIVVMSLGLISYSKAKTTIKNNVSEAYRQTIVQTAEKLDITLKQYENTVLQLFFDVQLQTDLRSMATAQTAYEKFEATSSISKKLSNQTTTDSNILSVALIPESLEQEIVTSGSGGIYFDGLREQEWFKKIVADSKEYNSYYSDANNNDSKNIWFSTSLQGAEEKDIALVRSLKSLGADKGYMIMLVLKNTLLEESFASVKLGDGSRIQLVSPQGTVVASSNPLDDGKSSEFSFIKESKKNNNSLEAKDPNGKEILAVFNPMMRADWKLAGVVPTEELVKEARPILLTTFITAAGAALLAIFIGIWMVRMIARPLARLKDLMVQGASGDLSVRTEYVSKDEIGQLSASFNLMMERITELVSQTRETARDVLETAGELGEASRKTAISAKEIAAATEEIAGGAGSLALEAERGNELTDVIATQMQTVISANSEMDEAARGVGEASAQGAKQLTDLLDQTSRTGEKTGALVERVNNLKETVFSVIKVLDVMKSITQQTNILSLNATIEAARAGEAGKGFMVVAGEVRQLADQSKQSIALVAGITDKIITEMNETEAVLSEVAPLFKEQVSSVKSTSDIFVSVKGQMDEFITSLESVTTAISSLNHSQVVLSEAMGNVSAVAEQSSATSEEVASLSNEQQSVSDQLVSLSGKLESASGQLKDKLSLFTIK, from the coding sequence ATGAAGAAGAACAATAAAAAATCCGTAAATGTACAGAGCAATGAAGTAGGTGCAGGAAAGACATCAAAGTTAGATGCTAAGAAAATGATGTTGGGTTGGGGAAGCCAAATCAAGAGAGTTAATCCTATCCAATCCGTCGGTGTGAAGTTATTTCTAATATTCTTATGTTCCACTGTAATCGTAGTTATGTCACTTGGACTTATATCTTATTCGAAGGCAAAAACAACGATAAAGAATAACGTATCCGAAGCCTACCGCCAGACTATTGTTCAGACTGCTGAGAAGCTGGATATTACCTTGAAGCAATATGAGAATACGGTATTGCAGCTCTTTTTTGATGTGCAGTTGCAAACGGATCTTAGATCAATGGCTACTGCACAAACTGCTTACGAGAAATTTGAAGCAACAAGCTCAATAAGTAAGAAATTGTCCAATCAGACTACAACAGATTCTAATATTCTCAGTGTCGCATTGATTCCCGAGTCACTTGAACAGGAAATTGTTACATCTGGCAGTGGTGGCATTTATTTTGATGGATTACGAGAACAAGAATGGTTCAAGAAAATTGTGGCCGATTCTAAAGAATATAATTCTTATTATTCAGACGCTAACAATAACGACTCTAAAAATATTTGGTTTTCAACCTCTCTTCAAGGAGCGGAAGAAAAAGATATTGCTTTGGTAAGATCTCTTAAAAGTCTGGGAGCAGATAAAGGATACATGATTATGCTTGTGTTGAAGAATACACTGCTGGAAGAATCTTTCGCAAGTGTGAAGCTGGGAGACGGCTCCCGTATTCAACTTGTGTCTCCGCAAGGTACAGTAGTGGCTTCTTCTAATCCGCTAGATGATGGAAAGTCATCGGAGTTTTCTTTTATCAAAGAGAGTAAGAAAAATAATAATAGCCTAGAAGCTAAAGATCCAAACGGAAAAGAAATTCTGGCGGTCTTTAATCCGATGATGCGGGCAGATTGGAAGCTCGCAGGTGTAGTTCCTACAGAAGAACTAGTGAAGGAAGCCCGTCCGATTCTGTTGACGACGTTCATTACGGCTGCCGGTGCGGCATTGCTTGCGATATTTATTGGGATTTGGATGGTTCGTATGATTGCTCGCCCTCTGGCACGATTGAAGGATCTTATGGTTCAAGGTGCAAGCGGAGATTTAAGTGTACGTACAGAATATGTGTCTAAGGATGAGATTGGACAACTATCAGCCTCCTTTAACTTGATGATGGAGCGTATTACTGAGCTTGTATCGCAAACTAGAGAAACTGCACGAGATGTGCTAGAGACCGCTGGTGAGCTTGGAGAAGCTTCGCGTAAGACAGCTATTTCCGCGAAGGAAATAGCTGCAGCTACGGAAGAAATTGCTGGAGGAGCAGGCAGTCTGGCACTTGAAGCTGAACGTGGTAATGAGCTTACAGATGTGATAGCTACGCAAATGCAGACCGTGATTAGTGCCAATAGTGAGATGGATGAGGCAGCACGCGGGGTTGGAGAAGCTAGTGCTCAAGGTGCCAAGCAATTAACGGATTTACTGGATCAAACTAGCCGTACTGGGGAAAAGACAGGTGCGCTTGTAGAACGTGTTAACAATTTGAAAGAAACAGTATTCTCAGTGATTAAGGTGCTGGATGTGATGAAGAGTATCACACAGCAGACGAATATTTTATCATTGAATGCGACGATAGAAGCCGCACGTGCAGGCGAAGCTGGCAAGGGCTTTATGGTGGTAGCAGGTGAGGTAAGACAGCTTGCCGACCAATCGAAGCAGTCTATTGCTCTTGTAGCCGGAATCACCGACAAGATCATAACGGAAATGAACGAAACAGAAGCTGTATTATCTGAAGTGGCACCTCTTTTCAAAGAGCAAGTGAGCTCAGTGAAGAGCACGAGCGATATCTTTGTATCCGTAAAAGGACAGATGGATGAGTTCATTACTAGTCTGGAATCGGTGACAACAGCGATCAGTAGCTTGAATCATTCACAGGTTGTGTTGTCGGAAGCCATGGGTAACGTAAGTGCTGTAGCTGAGCAATCATCAGCGACTTCTGAAGAAGTGGCTTCACTC